The following proteins are co-located in the Chloroflexia bacterium SDU3-3 genome:
- a CDS encoding MFS transporter, which produces MSAADSPSSPPAARPDAYQALRFRDFRLLFFSTLFSVIAEQMLGAAIAWELYARTKNPFDLGLVGLVQIIPVLLLALPAGHIADTADRKRVVVLAMSGLALCSLALAALSWVQGPIVLIYLCILGMGIGRAFQSPAFSALQAQVVPVEAYANAATWQSTAWQLSAILGPALGGLLLALPTGATLVYILSSVTLLGVALALSTIRAQTAAQHAGEPMTMSSMLVGLRFVWQNKIILASISLDMFAVLFGGAVALLPVYASDVLHVGELGYGVMRAAPSIGAVAMAFLIAHMPPMKHAGRALLYAVAGFGVATLVFGVSTFFPLSLAMLVVLGALDNISVVIRSTLLLTRTPDEMRGRVNAVHYVFVGISNELGSFESGTVAALLGSSVASVVFGGFGTLAVVVLIALAFPELRRLGRLVAAPAA; this is translated from the coding sequence ATGAGCGCTGCCGATTCGCCCTCTTCACCCCCCGCCGCCCGGCCCGACGCCTACCAGGCCCTGCGGTTCCGCGACTTCCGCCTGCTGTTCTTCAGCACGCTGTTCTCGGTGATCGCCGAGCAGATGCTGGGGGCCGCCATCGCCTGGGAGCTGTACGCCCGCACCAAGAATCCCTTCGACCTGGGCCTGGTTGGCCTGGTCCAGATCATCCCCGTGCTGCTGCTGGCCCTGCCTGCGGGCCACATCGCCGATACCGCCGACCGCAAGCGCGTGGTGGTGCTGGCCATGTCGGGTCTGGCGCTATGTAGTTTGGCCCTGGCGGCCCTGTCGTGGGTGCAGGGGCCGATTGTGCTGATCTATCTGTGCATCTTGGGTATGGGCATCGGGCGGGCCTTCCAAAGCCCGGCTTTCTCGGCGCTTCAGGCCCAGGTGGTGCCCGTCGAGGCCTACGCCAACGCGGCCACCTGGCAGAGCACCGCCTGGCAGCTGTCAGCCATCCTCGGCCCGGCGCTGGGCGGGCTGCTGCTGGCCCTACCCACTGGCGCGACGCTGGTCTACATCCTCTCCAGCGTGACCCTGCTGGGCGTCGCACTGGCGCTTTCCACCATTCGTGCGCAGACGGCGGCCCAGCACGCTGGCGAGCCGATGACCATGTCGTCGATGCTGGTGGGCCTGCGCTTCGTGTGGCAGAACAAGATCATCCTGGCCTCGATCTCGCTCGACATGTTTGCGGTGCTGTTCGGCGGGGCGGTGGCGCTGCTGCCAGTCTACGCCAGCGATGTGCTGCACGTGGGCGAGCTGGGCTACGGCGTGATGCGCGCCGCGCCTTCGATCGGCGCGGTGGCGATGGCCTTCCTGATCGCGCATATGCCGCCTATGAAGCATGCGGGCCGCGCCCTGCTGTATGCGGTGGCCGGGTTCGGTGTGGCGACGCTGGTGTTTGGCGTCTCCACGTTCTTCCCGCTCTCGCTGGCTATGCTGGTGGTGCTGGGCGCGCTCGACAACATCAGCGTGGTCATCCGCAGCACGCTGCTGCTCACCCGCACGCCGGATGAGATGCGCGGGCGCGTGAATGCGGTGCACTACGTGTTTGTGGGCATCTCCAACGAGCTTGGCTCCTTCGAGTCGGGCACGGTGGCGGCGCTGCTTGGCTCGTCGGTGGCGTCGGTGGTGTTTGGCGGCTTTGGCACGCTGGCCGTGGTGGTGCTGATCGCCCTGGCCTTCCCCGAGCTGCGCAGGCTGGGGCGGCTGGTAGCCGCGCCTGCGGCCTAG
- a CDS encoding polynucleotide kinase-phosphatase — MKITIPELALVVLVGPSGAGKSTFARQHFLPTEVLSSDACRALVADDENDQSATTDAFDVLHYIARKRLAAGRICVVDATNVQPEARKPLLALAREQHVLAVAIVFDLPERICQERNAARPDRSFGPQVIRRQQGQLRRSLRGLGREGFRHVFTFRSADEVGAASVAREPLWNNRKGDHGPFDIIGDVHGCADELRELLGALGYAPDAGGVWAHPQGRKAVFLGDLVDRGPDSPGVLRLAMGMVAAGAALCVPGNHDTRLDKKLRGRDVQITHGLAETLAQLDREPAAFRAQVAEFIHGLVSHYVLDDGKLVVAHAGLKQKLQGRSSASVREFALYGETTGETDEFGLPVRYNWASEYRGRAAVVYGHTPTPEAEWLNGTLNIDTGCVFGGRLTALRYPERELVSVAARQTYAEPARPFLAEPAPLLTAQQQHDDLLDVGELLGKKIIRTALGGQVIIREENAIAALEVMSRFAANPKWLIYLPPTMSPSETTQQPGLLEHPAEAFAYYRSQGVPTVVCEVKHMGSRAVAIVCRDEDVARRRFGVVGEGAGIIYTRTGRRFFDDRVLEEGLLGVVRAAMDRAGLWDELRTDWVCLDCELMPWSAKAQELLRRQYAPVGAAAMASLGAARAAIGAAQARGVDVAEVGPWFAEREAMAQDYVRAYGHYCWPVETLASLRLAPFHLLASEGATHTRDDHRWHMATLARLAQADRTGVLLATPTLEVDVADAESVAAGCRWWEELTEQGGEGMVVKPLPFVARGPRGITQPAVKCRGREYLRIIYGPEYTAPHNLGRLRSRGVGAKRALALREFALGVEALERFTRGEPLQRVHECVFGVLALESEPVDPRL, encoded by the coding sequence GTGAAGATAACCATACCCGAGCTTGCGCTGGTGGTGCTGGTCGGCCCGTCGGGCGCGGGCAAGTCGACCTTCGCGCGCCAGCACTTCCTGCCCACCGAGGTGCTCTCCTCGGACGCCTGCCGCGCCCTGGTGGCCGACGACGAGAACGACCAGAGCGCCACCACCGACGCCTTCGACGTGCTGCACTACATCGCCCGCAAGCGGCTGGCCGCCGGGCGCATATGCGTGGTGGATGCCACCAACGTGCAGCCCGAGGCCCGCAAGCCGCTGCTGGCGCTGGCCCGCGAGCAGCACGTGCTGGCCGTGGCCATCGTGTTCGACCTGCCCGAGCGCATCTGCCAGGAGCGCAACGCCGCCCGACCCGACCGCAGCTTCGGGCCGCAGGTCATCCGGCGGCAGCAGGGCCAGCTGCGCCGCTCGCTGCGCGGCCTTGGGCGCGAGGGCTTCCGCCACGTGTTCACCTTCCGCAGCGCGGATGAGGTGGGTGCGGCCAGCGTGGCCCGCGAGCCGCTGTGGAACAACCGCAAGGGCGACCACGGCCCCTTCGACATCATCGGCGATGTGCACGGCTGCGCCGACGAGCTGCGCGAGCTGCTGGGCGCGCTGGGCTACGCGCCCGACGCGGGCGGCGTGTGGGCGCACCCGCAGGGCCGCAAGGCCGTGTTCCTAGGCGATCTGGTAGACCGCGGGCCGGACTCGCCCGGCGTGCTGCGGCTGGCCATGGGCATGGTGGCCGCAGGCGCGGCGCTGTGCGTGCCCGGCAACCACGACACGCGGCTGGATAAGAAGCTGCGCGGGCGCGACGTGCAGATCACCCATGGCCTGGCCGAGACCTTGGCCCAGCTCGATCGCGAGCCTGCTGCATTCCGCGCCCAGGTGGCCGAGTTCATCCACGGGCTAGTGAGCCACTATGTGCTGGATGATGGAAAGCTGGTGGTGGCCCACGCAGGCCTGAAGCAGAAGCTGCAGGGCCGCAGCTCGGCCAGCGTGCGCGAGTTCGCGCTGTACGGCGAGACCACCGGCGAGACCGACGAGTTCGGCCTGCCGGTGCGCTACAACTGGGCATCCGAGTACCGTGGCCGGGCCGCCGTGGTCTACGGCCACACGCCCACACCCGAGGCCGAGTGGCTGAACGGCACGCTGAACATCGACACCGGCTGCGTGTTCGGCGGCAGGCTCACGGCGCTGCGCTACCCCGAGCGCGAGCTGGTGAGCGTGGCCGCCCGCCAGACCTACGCCGAGCCTGCGCGACCGTTCCTGGCCGAGCCTGCGCCGCTGCTCACCGCCCAGCAGCAGCACGACGACCTGCTGGACGTGGGCGAGCTGCTGGGCAAGAAGATCATCCGCACCGCGCTAGGCGGGCAGGTGATCATCCGCGAGGAGAACGCCATCGCCGCGCTGGAGGTGATGAGCCGCTTCGCCGCCAACCCGAAGTGGCTGATCTACCTGCCGCCCACCATGTCGCCATCCGAGACCACGCAGCAGCCCGGGCTGCTGGAGCACCCGGCGGAGGCCTTCGCCTACTACCGCTCGCAGGGCGTGCCCACGGTGGTGTGCGAGGTGAAGCACATGGGCTCGCGCGCGGTCGCCATCGTCTGCCGCGACGAGGATGTGGCGCGGCGGCGCTTTGGCGTGGTGGGCGAGGGCGCGGGGATCATCTACACCCGCACGGGCCGCCGCTTCTTCGACGACCGCGTGCTGGAGGAAGGGCTGCTGGGCGTCGTACGCGCCGCGATGGATCGGGCGGGGCTATGGGACGAGCTGCGCACCGACTGGGTGTGCCTCGACTGCGAGCTAATGCCGTGGTCGGCCAAGGCCCAGGAGCTGCTGCGCCGCCAGTATGCGCCGGTGGGCGCGGCGGCTATGGCCAGCCTGGGCGCGGCGCGAGCGGCGATCGGGGCCGCCCAGGCGCGCGGCGTGGATGTGGCCGAGGTCGGCCCGTGGTTCGCCGAGCGCGAGGCGATGGCCCAGGACTACGTGCGGGCCTACGGCCACTACTGCTGGCCGGTGGAGACGCTGGCCAGCCTGCGGCTCGCGCCCTTCCACCTGCTGGCCAGCGAGGGCGCGACCCACACCCGCGACGACCACCGCTGGCACATGGCCACCCTGGCCCGCCTGGCCCAGGCCGACCGCACCGGCGTGCTGCTGGCCACGCCCACCCTAGAGGTGGACGTGGCCGACGCCGAGAGCGTGGCCGCCGGCTGCCGCTGGTGGGAGGAGCTGACCGAGCAGGGCGGCGAGGGCATGGTGGTGAAGCCGCTGCCGTTCGTCGCGCGCGGGCCGCGCGGCATCACCCAGCCCGCCGTGAAGTGCCGGGGCCGCGAGTACCTGCGGATCATCTACGGGCCGGAGTACACCGCGCCGCACAACCTGGGGCGGCTACGCTCGCGCGGGGTGGGGGCCAAGCGCGCCCTGGCGCTGCGCGAGTTCGCGCTGGGCGTCGAGGCGCTGGAGCGCTTCACGCGGGGCGAGCCGCTGCAGCGGGTGCACGAGTGCGTGTTCGGGGTGCTGGCGCTGGAGAGCGAGCCGGTGGACCCTCGGCTGTAG